A genome region from Fibrobacterota bacterium includes the following:
- a CDS encoding isoleucine--tRNA ligase — MFRNPDKSQSFPAMEERILKLWEADQSFRKSVANRPAGKPFVFNDGPPFATGLPHYGHLLAGTIKDIVPRYWTMKGYRVERRFGWDCHGLPIENLIQDQLSLHTVKDIINFGVDKFNEACRAKVLTYAHEWRKTVARMGRWVDFDNEYKTMDRSFMESVWWVFKQCFDKGLIYQGYRIQPYSPALATSLSNFEVNQAYRDRQDPSVTLTFPLEAERGQILRAHDQAVQMHGEAETDGEESLLVWTTTPWTLPSNMAIALHPDLDYTLVRFEGKKYWVAEARRLAYFPAAPAKKDGTVAEVLETRKGSAFAGRRYKPLFQYMPYMTEKQYTILMADFVSAEDGAGAVHIAPSFGEEDFQLGRKEGLGLFDPLDADGKFTHLVPEWTGIGAKDADKLILHHLKSQGRVFRHETMVHSYPHCWRTDVPLLYRAQKNWFLALDKPVTSAAGETKSLKDWMIECNRQINWVPEHIKTGRFGKWLDGARDWNLSRNRFWGTCIPIWIAEDGEMLCVGSVEELRALTGVLADDLHKHVVDKLVIRTKDKKTFDPQGKEYRRTPEVLDCWFESGSMPYAQRHHPFEGADTFDAHFPPDFIAEGLDQTRGWFYTLTVLGAALFQKPAFKNVIVNGIILAEDGQKMSKRLRNYPDPNDLIERTGADAIRMFMIDSAAVKAEELNFSEAGVKNIVRAVLLPLWNALSLFTTYANADVAKGQLAWRPGQATAAKGGPRSVNELDRWILSDLQQLLRKIQTEMDAYRLYNVVPAVVEFIDDLTNWYIRRSRRRFWKSDNDQDKNQAYATLYRVLVDFSKVLAPFLPFLAEEIYQVLVRELGGGFSGKDGAEAVSVHLCDFPVFDATLFDEALNAKMARVRQAVNLGRSLRSQHNIKNRQPLSQLIVVVRNEAQEREILDMEDLIREELNVKAVQVSRDESSLVTYKAKANFKSLGARLGKAMKPVAEKIAKLTHDEIKSVLSGVPLKMEAGELLAEDIQVVRETKEGLVVEASPELTVALDTAIGHDLRLEMLARESVSKIQNLRKDGGLEVTDTVTLEVKTGSKLFREALETHFAYITAEVLADDMRFSDAVREGQDNSLDVNGEIAVFSVSKKV; from the coding sequence ATGTTCCGGAACCCCGATAAGAGCCAGTCTTTTCCCGCGATGGAAGAACGCATCCTTAAGCTTTGGGAAGCGGACCAGAGTTTTCGGAAAAGCGTCGCGAACCGTCCCGCGGGGAAGCCCTTCGTGTTCAACGACGGGCCGCCTTTCGCGACCGGCCTGCCCCATTACGGGCATCTGTTGGCCGGCACCATCAAGGACATCGTTCCCCGCTATTGGACCATGAAGGGCTACCGCGTGGAGCGGCGCTTCGGTTGGGACTGCCATGGGCTGCCCATCGAGAACCTGATCCAGGATCAGCTTTCCCTCCACACCGTGAAGGACATCATCAACTTCGGGGTGGACAAGTTCAACGAGGCCTGCCGCGCGAAGGTCCTCACCTACGCGCACGAGTGGCGCAAGACCGTGGCGCGCATGGGGCGCTGGGTCGACTTCGACAACGAATACAAGACCATGGATCGTTCCTTCATGGAATCGGTCTGGTGGGTCTTCAAGCAATGCTTCGATAAGGGCCTCATCTACCAGGGCTACCGCATCCAGCCTTATTCGCCGGCCCTGGCTACCTCTCTTTCCAATTTCGAGGTCAACCAGGCTTATCGCGATCGCCAGGATCCCTCCGTAACCTTGACGTTTCCCCTGGAAGCGGAGCGCGGCCAGATCCTGCGGGCGCACGATCAAGCCGTGCAGATGCACGGCGAAGCCGAGACGGACGGGGAGGAATCGCTTTTGGTGTGGACGACCACGCCCTGGACCCTGCCATCCAACATGGCCATCGCCTTGCATCCCGATCTCGACTACACCCTGGTGCGCTTCGAAGGCAAGAAGTACTGGGTGGCCGAAGCGCGGCGCCTGGCTTACTTCCCCGCGGCGCCCGCGAAGAAGGACGGCACGGTGGCCGAGGTGCTGGAGACGCGCAAGGGATCCGCCTTCGCGGGCCGGCGTTACAAGCCGCTCTTCCAGTACATGCCCTACATGACGGAAAAGCAGTACACCATCCTGATGGCCGATTTCGTGAGCGCGGAAGACGGAGCCGGGGCCGTGCATATCGCGCCTTCCTTCGGCGAAGAGGATTTCCAACTGGGGCGGAAGGAAGGCCTGGGGCTTTTCGATCCGCTGGATGCGGACGGCAAGTTCACCCACCTCGTCCCGGAATGGACCGGCATCGGGGCCAAGGACGCGGACAAGCTCATCCTGCATCATCTGAAGAGCCAGGGCCGCGTCTTCAGGCACGAGACGATGGTCCACAGCTATCCGCATTGCTGGCGCACCGACGTGCCGCTTCTGTACCGCGCCCAGAAGAATTGGTTCCTCGCCCTCGACAAGCCGGTCACCTCGGCGGCCGGGGAAACCAAGTCCCTCAAGGACTGGATGATCGAGTGCAACCGGCAGATCAACTGGGTGCCCGAGCATATCAAGACCGGGCGCTTCGGGAAATGGCTGGACGGCGCCCGCGATTGGAACCTGTCGCGCAACCGCTTCTGGGGCACCTGCATCCCCATCTGGATCGCCGAGGATGGCGAGATGCTTTGCGTGGGCAGCGTGGAAGAACTGCGCGCCCTCACCGGCGTCCTGGCGGACGATCTGCACAAGCACGTGGTCGACAAGCTGGTGATCCGGACGAAGGACAAGAAGACCTTCGATCCCCAAGGCAAGGAATACCGGCGCACGCCGGAAGTCCTCGACTGCTGGTTCGAATCGGGGTCCATGCCCTACGCCCAGCGCCATCATCCCTTCGAAGGCGCGGACACCTTCGACGCCCATTTCCCCCCGGACTTCATCGCCGAAGGCCTCGACCAGACGCGCGGATGGTTCTATACCTTGACCGTTTTGGGCGCGGCCCTCTTCCAGAAGCCCGCCTTCAAGAACGTGATCGTGAACGGGATCATCCTGGCCGAAGACGGCCAGAAGATGTCCAAGCGGCTGCGCAACTATCCCGATCCCAACGACCTCATCGAACGCACCGGCGCCGATGCCATCCGCATGTTCATGATCGACTCGGCCGCGGTGAAAGCGGAAGAGCTCAACTTCAGCGAGGCCGGGGTCAAGAACATCGTGCGCGCGGTCCTGTTGCCGCTGTGGAACGCGTTGTCCCTTTTCACCACCTACGCCAATGCCGATGTCGCCAAGGGCCAGCTGGCCTGGCGCCCGGGGCAGGCCACGGCCGCCAAGGGCGGCCCGCGCTCCGTCAACGAATTGGATCGGTGGATCCTCTCCGACTTGCAGCAGCTCCTGCGCAAGATCCAAACCGAGATGGACGCCTACCGGCTCTATAACGTGGTACCCGCCGTCGTGGAGTTCATCGACGATCTGACCAACTGGTATATCCGCCGTTCGCGGCGCCGTTTCTGGAAGAGCGATAACGACCAGGATAAGAACCAGGCCTACGCCACCCTGTACCGGGTACTGGTGGATTTCTCCAAGGTCCTGGCGCCCTTCCTCCCATTCCTGGCCGAGGAGATTTACCAGGTGCTGGTTCGCGAACTAGGCGGCGGCTTCTCCGGCAAAGACGGAGCGGAAGCGGTTTCGGTTCATTTATGCGATTTTCCCGTCTTCGACGCGACCTTGTTCGACGAGGCGCTGAACGCCAAGATGGCCCGCGTGCGGCAGGCGGTGAACCTGGGCCGTTCCTTGCGTTCCCAGCACAATATCAAGAACCGCCAACCCTTGAGCCAACTCATCGTGGTGGTGCGCAATGAGGCCCAGGAACGCGAGATCCTGGACATGGAGGACCTCATCCGCGAAGAGCTGAACGTGAAGGCGGTCCAGGTTTCCCGGGATGAAAGCTCCCTCGTCACCTATAAGGCAAAGGCCAATTTCAAGAGCTTGGGGGCGCGCCTCGGAAAAGCCATGAAACCGGTGGCGGAAAAGATTGCGAAGCTCACCCATGATGAGATAAAATCGGTGCTTTCGGGCGTACCCCTGAAGATGGAAGCGGGCGAGCTTTTGGCGGAGGATATCCAGGTGGTGCGCGAAACCAAGGAAGGCCTGGTGGTGGAAGCCAGCCCGGAATTGACCGTGGCCCTGGACACCGCCATCGGCCACGATTTGCGCCTGGAGATGCTGGCGCGGGAAAGCGTGAGCAAAATCCAGAACCTCCGCAAGGATGGCGGCCTGGAGGTAACCGATACCGTAACGCTCGAAGTGAAGACGGGATCGAAGCTTTTCCGCGAGGCTTTGGAAACGCATTTTGCCTATATTACGGCCGAAGTTTTAGCCGATGACATGCGGTTTTCCGATGCGGTGCGGGAGGGGCAGGATAATTCGCTGGACGTGAACGGAGAAATCGCCGTATTTTCAGTATCGAAAAAAGTTTAG